TATTGATGCAATTGGTGCTAAGGTCTGGGTTGAAAGTAAAAATGGAATTCAGTTTTTAGAGAACTCTCCAGTCCGCGGTTATAAATCATCTATTGACCCTAGGTTGTTGTTTGGTTTTACACAGACAGATTCTGTTTTCTCAATTTATGTGCAATGGCCAGATCGAAGTTTCCAGTCTGTAGATATTCAAGGACTGAATTCTGAGATAGACATCAAGTATGATCCTAACAGTCCTGATTTGCCATCATTCGTCACCCATTCGATAGATCCTTTATTTCAAAGTGCTTCTGTAGAAGGATTAAACTATGATCATCAGGAGCAGGATTTTAATGATTTCCAGAATCAAACTGCAATACCACGTAAGTACTCCCAAGATGGCCCCGTGACAGCAGCAGGAGATTTAAATGGAGATGGTCTGATGGATTTGTTTGTTGGAGGTTCGAAAGGATTCCCAGCAAGTATTTTTTATCAAAATAGGAATTCTTCATTTCAACCTATGGAATTTGAAGAATCAATTCCTTTCCATGATGCAAGCGCATTGATATTTGATGCAAATGGTGACGGAATTCCGGATTTGCTTGTGGGCAGTGGAGGCAGTCAATCTGAAATTGGAAGCTCGGAATATTGGGACAGATTGTATTTGGGTAAAGGGAATGGAGAATTTCATTTGGATAGCACTGCTATTCCTATGCACCCTAATAATACTTCCATGATCAAAGTAGGTGATATTGATTTAGATGGTGATTTAGATTTAATTATAGGAGGAGGAGTTCTCCCTGGTTACTTTCCTCTAGCTTCAGAAACTTACTTATTGATCAATCAGTCAGGGAAATTTAGTAGGAAAGACTTGCAAATGGAGTCTTGGAGTGAAAAAATCGGAATAGTCCGAGACTTGGAATTTTCAGATTTAAACCAAGATGGTTACTTGGATTTAATTCTTGCAGAAGACTGGGGGAATGTTAGAATCTTTATTAACAACAAGGGACAGCTAAAAGAAAGCAGATTGGGTAACTCCAAATTAGTTTCTTCTGGCTGGTGGTGCAGTATTATTCCCGGAGATTTTGACCAGGATGGAGATGAGGATTTTATTATAGGGAATATGGGAGAGAACCAACTTTATAAGCCAGATAGTAACCAAGCCACAAAAATTTATTATTACGATTTCGATAATAATGGAACAGCTGAAGCAATTACAACCTATTTTAATCAAGGAAATGAGGTAGTTAAATTACCTCGAGACCTTTTGATCAATCAAATTCCAGTAATAAAAAAGCGATTTCCGAATTATGAAAGTTATGCCAAAGCAACTTTAACGGAAACTTTCAGAGAGGATGAACTTGCCCAAGCTCTTCAAAAGGAGGTGTTGACAGCCAAATCAATTTATCTTGAAAATTTGGGAGACTTAAATTTTAAATCCCACCCACTACCTGTTGAGGCTCAATTTTCTCCTATTTTAGACGGAGAAGTCATTGATGTAAACCAAGATGGCTTTTTAGATCTGGTCTACGTGGGAAATGATTATGGAATGGAAGTTCAATCAGGAAGACAGGATGCATCCTTAGGTGGCGTTTTGATTTTTAATCCAGAAACTGGCTTCAAAAACATACCCAACTATCAAAGTGGATTTCTGGTAAATGGCGACGCCAAAAGCATAGAAAAAATTAAACTTGCTTCCGGCAGTGAGATCCTCTTTAGTTCAGTAAACAGGGGTAAAGCGCAGATATTTAGTAAATCCAACAAACCTGTAATAAACAATCAATAGGAATGGCATTTTTAGGAACACCATATATAAAAGGTCAAGGATGTATAAAGGTTCTTTTTACTTGTCTTCTTGTTTATTCTGCAAGTCTGGGATTTGTATCTGCCCAAACAAAAGACTTGAAGCCCAATATCATCTGGCTAATAGCCGAGGATATAAGTCCAGCTTTAGGGGCTTATGGAGACCCTTTAGCATATACTCCCAATATTGACAAATTAGCCTCCCTTGGTGTCGTTTATACGAATGCCTGGACAGTTGCTCCAATTTGTGCTCCCTCAAGGTCCAGTTTGATAACGGGGATTTATCCCACTTCACTAGGTACACAGCACTTAAGGTCAGAAATTGAATTTCCTTCTAAACTCAATACCCTTCCAGAACTCCTGAAAGCAGAAGGTTATTTTGTTACTAACAGAGATAAAACAGACTATAATTTTTCAGCAGAGGGAATTTATGATTATTGGTCTTCCCAAATCACCCCTTGGAGAAATAGAACTTCAAACGAGCCGTTTTTCAGTTTTATCAATATTGGGCCATCCCATGAAGGATCTGTAAACAATCCAGAAAATTATAAAAGGTTTACTCAAGATTTAGACCCTTCCTTAATTCATGATCCCAATGATGTACCACTCCCTCCATATTATCCCGATAGTAAAGAAACCAGAGAAGTTTGGGCTCATTATTATGATATACTGACGGTTTTGGATAGAAATATAGGGGAGGTGTTGGATTCCCTAAAAAAGGATGGTTTGATGGAGGAAACCATAATCTTTTTTATTGCGGATCATGGTTTTGGTATGCCACGATACAAAAGATGGTTAAACAAAACCGGAATGCATGTACCATTCATTCTGTCTGTTCCAGAAAAATTTCAAGATTGGGCGGGTTTGGATAGCTTAATAGGAAAAAAGGATGAATTGGTAAGTTTCATTGATTTGGCACCTACAGTTCTCTCCCTGGCCGGAGCAGAAATTCCAGCCTATTTTGAGGGCTCTCCCTTTTTAGGTCCGCAAGCAATTGGTAAAAGCCAAAGAGAATTTGCTTTTGGAGCTAGAGATAGGGCCGATGATATGGTAGAAATGTCTCGATCTGTAACAGATGGGGATTATATCTATATCAGACACTTTATGCCCCATCTGCCATATATTCAGGAAGGGTTTATTTTTTCCGATGTGAAAGTGGCTTTCAAAGCACTGAGAGATCTTGAGAAAGCCGGTAAAACCAATGCCGAACAGCAGAAGTTATGGGAACCTAAACCTATTGAGGAATTATATGATTTAAGAAGTGATCCCTTTGAAACAAAGAACCTGGCCAATTCCCCAGAATATGATCAAATTAAAGCAAAGCTTCAAGCAAGACTTCACACCTGGATATTGGAATCCCGTGATTTAGGGCTTTTGGCAGAAGCTGAATATATGACTAGAAGTAGCAGCTCAACTCCTTATGAATATGGAAAAAGTCAAGATTATGCTGTTGAAAAGATTCTCTTGGAAGCCGAAAAAGTAGGGGTTGCGACTGAAGAGGAGCTCATTTCGGGGTTAGAAGATCAAGAGAGCGGGGTACGATATTGGGCGGTCATGGGAATTAGACAATTGGAAAGTATCAATGAGGAAACTGCAGTTCTTTTGGAGAAACTTTTAAGGGATGAGTCGGCCTCTGTACAAATTGTTGCAGCTGAGACCTTATCACATTTTGGATATCAGGAAGGAGTTGTAGAAGTGTTGGAAAAATGGGTTCAGGATGATAGGCCTTGGTTAGCGTTGATGGCTGCAAGGAACTTGTTATTAATTGGTCCATATGCCCGTCCTGCTATCCCAGTAATGTATCAGGTGCTTGATAAAAATTTAAGTCAACCTGGTTCTCAAAGAAAGTATAAGGATGCCAATTTCGCCTCTTTTACAAGCTGGGCTTTGGAATGGGCGCTTCAGGAGTTAGGGGAACCAATTCAAGTGAATTGACATGTTGAATTTTAGTTTTTCTGAATAAACCAATTAACACACGCTATGGAATCGGATTATTAGTCCTTCCAAATCAGATAAAACCCATAATGATGAAAAAATATTTAATCATACTTCTGCTGTTATTGAGTCCACTTTTGGTTCAGGCTCAAACCAAAAAAAATGCTCCGTGGATTTCTTATCCTTCTGCAAATGTGACGGATTACGGGGTTTATCATTTTAGAAAAACATTTGACTTAAAAGAGATTCCTGAAAATCTGCTTGTCCACGTTTCTGCGGATAATAGGTATAACCTATTCGTCAACGGACAACGGGTGTCATATGGACCTGCAAAAGGAGATTTCAAGACTTACAATTATGATGTTTTGGATATAGCCCCTTATTTAACTAGTGGGGATAATGTAATTGCTGCACTAGTTTACAATGGGGGAAAAGATAAACCTTTGGCATTTTTCTCCGCTCAAACTGCTTTTATGCTAGATGTGGAAGAAGAAGATTTTGACTTTTTGAGGACAAATGGAAGTTGGAAAGTATTTGAAAATCCTGCCTATTCCGTCATTTCTTATCAAGAAATGCTATTTGATGAACGATGGTTTTATGGGTTTTATGCTTGTGGAGGTGGAGACCAAGTCGATGGAAACAAATACCCTTGGGGATGGGAAGAATTACAGTTCGATGAAAGTTGCTGGCTCAATGCTGAACCCCTACATTTTGATGGAAATGCTCCCTGGAATCTAGTCCCAAGAAAGATTCCTTTTATGGCATCCCATTCGGTTTATCCTCAAAGAATCAAGGAAATAACCGGTTTTGATGAAAAATCAGGCGCTTGGAATGGTCGAAGTAAAATTACCATTCCTTCCAATACTGAGGCTACTGTTTTGATTGATTTTGAAGTTTTGACCATGGGATATCCTGAGCTTACTACTTCAGGAGGAGAAAACAGCTCCATTAAAATTAAATATGCGGAGGCGCTATACGAGGAGGTAAACCTCAAAGCACATAGGGATTCGGTGGCTAATTTGACCATGTATGGTGTTTGGGATATTTTCCAGACAGATGGAAAAGCATCCAGAACGTTTAGACCTTTATGGAAAAGGACTTTTCGGTACGTCAAATTGGAAATAGAAACTCAAGATACACCCCTTGAAATTTTATCATTTATAAATGAATATTCTGGTTATCCTTACCCAGATATGGCAACATTTGTAAGCGATGATTCAAAACTAAATGAGGTTTTTACGATCAGTCAGCGAACATTACAAATGTGTTCAGGGGAAACATACTACGATACACCCTATTACGAGCAATTAAGTTATGGTGGTGATAATAGACCCATTGCAAATATCTCTACCTATAATTCAACAGATGATCGACTCTTAAGAGAGGTACTTCGACTATACACGCAATCTGAGAATAATGAAACGGGGCTTTTTAAGTCTGCCTACCCCTCACGATTTGATTTTGATCAAGGCACTTGGTCAATGGCCTGGATTCAAACTTTGTTGGATTATTATGAAATGCGAGGGGATATGGATTTTATACTTCCTTTTGTTCCCAATATGGAGAAAATTCTAGGGTTTTATGAAAGGCATCTCGATGAAGAAACAGGGCTTATTGGAACTGTTAGAAACAAGAATTTCATTGACTGGAGTATCACAAAAGGCTCAATACCTAGAGCGAATGATCAAATGGAAATGGTCCAGTCCACCATGCTTACTATGTATTACGTCCATACCCTAGATTGTGCGGTGAAACTTTATAATTATATGGGTGATGGAGAAAAATCTAAGCAATGGGCCAGAATTTCGGAAGAAATCAAATCTGCTGTTCGGGAAAACAGCTGGGATGAAGAAAAAGGACTTTTTAGTGACTACCCCAACAGCCAGGTTTTTTCTCAGCATACCAATATTTTGGCAATACTTTCTGATGTAGTTCCAGAAAATGAACAAAAAGACTTATTAAAAAGAGTGTTATCCTTCAAGGATTTTGATGAAATGGCAAGTTCATATTTTTCATTCTTTTTATTTAAGGCTATGCAGAAAACTGACCAAGAGGAATTGTACCTGGAAAACCTGGATTTCTGGTATGATTTCTTGGACAGGGGCTTGACAACCTGTGGTGAAACGGGCTTTCCTTCTCATGATAGATCGGATAGTCATGCTTGGAGTGCTCATCCAGCTTATTATTTATTAAACTCAGTGGCAGGGATTAAATCAGCTGAAGTAGGGTTTAAATCAGTTTTGATTTCACCTCATTTGGGTTCCCTGACAGATTTAAAAGCTTCTATGCCGCATCCCAATGGTGCTATTTCAATAGAATACCAGGTGATTGGTAAAGAGCTTGTCGCACAAATTGAATTGCCCGAAGGATTACTTGGAATTTGGGAATTTAATGAGGAAGAAATTGCTTTGAAACCAGGTGTAAACCGAATTAGACAAAAGTTATAAAAGAACGAGATTAAAGGATTTCTTTTGGAATCTTATGTCTCTTAGAAATTCAGACAGGTATAAATATTTGACTCCGTTAGCTTCTGTTCAATAAACTATCCTTGTCCTGCTTCTCCAGATGCCGGATTATCATACTTTGCCGCTTTTCCAAAAGCTGTACAAACCATCGTTCATCTACATCTTGCTGGCGTAACTTTCCTTTCTCTGAATGACGATCCCGGGCCAGCGCTGGGGAATACTATGACTTTTTACCCAGGGTTTCGTCGTTCCTCCTTACCCTGGGCTATAAATCTTTGACCCCTATGGGGTCTTTCCAAAACACGCCACTTGGATTGCGGGTTGGGCTGTCGCAGCCGCGGGGCTGGCTGTTGGCTTTGTGCGGAAGAAGCTTTGCTGCGACGAAGGCTTTTGGGTACTTTTGCCTGCCTGCGGTAGGCAGGGCCTTCAAAAGCACCAAGAAGATATTATTGTTTCCATCTTGCTGGCGTAATGTTTACGTCTCTGAATGACGATCCCGGGCCAGCGCTGGGGGACCACGCTTTTTCTTTTTCCCAGGGTTAACCCGCGATAGCTATCGGGGCCTGGGCTAAAAATATCTGACCCTGATGGGATCTTTTAATTTCATCATTCTTCAAATACTAAATCCCCCTAACCCCTTTTAAAATCGACTTTCATCCAATCGAAATTGCTTCTCCAAGGGGGATTTAGATTCGTTTCCAACAATCAAGACTTGTCTGTCGCGGCAGAACTAACAACCTCAAACTCTTCACCTACCTTCGGTAGACAGGCTTTAAACTCACTATATCCCAAATACCACCTACCATATACCAGATACCACATACTTGTACACTCAACTTCCCACCTAACTCCTCTAGGCAGGCTTTAAACTCATAATTTCCTTCCTATCTTTGAGGTTCATTTATATTTAATTCCTTTAAAATCGACTTTCATCCAATCGAAATTGCTTCTCCAAGGGGGAGTTAGATTCGTTTCCAACAATCAAGACTTGTCTGTCGCGGCAGAACTAACAACCTCAAACTCTTCACCTACCTTCGGTAGACAGGCTTTAAACTCACTATATCCCAAATACCACCTACCATATACCAGATACCACATACTTGTACACTCAACTTCCCACCTAACTCCTCTAGGCAGGCTTTAAACTCATAATTTCCTTCCTATCTTTGAGGTTCATTTATATTTAATTCCTTTGAAGTACCTCCTAATCCTATCCCTCGCTTTTTGTCTATTATTTTCCTGTAGCGAACCCCGGAAAAAAGAAATTTCTTTGGTTCCCATGCCTACTGAAATGAATGTTAGTTCCGGAGAATTTAAGCTGAGTTCATCTACTCAATTGGTCTTTCAATCTTCTGATGGATTTGATCAAGAACTGGCTTTTTTTCAGGTGTTAATAAAAAGCCAACTTGGAGAAGAACTGACCCAAGAGGCTGGAAGCACCCAAATTGAAATCATCAAATCAGAGCAGATATCAGGGCAAGAAGCTTATCGTTTATCCATTGATAAAGAAAAGATCCGATTGGAGGCATCTGACTCTAAAGGGATTTTTTACGGTATCATCACGCTGGAGCAATTGATGGTTTCCAATTCGGAGAAAGATCAAAATTCTGGTGAGATCCTAATTCCTGCATTGGAAATTAAGGATCAACCCAACTATGAATGGAGAGGCATGCACCTGGATGTTTCCCGTCATTTTTTCTCCATGGATTATTTGAAAAGGTATGTGGACTTGTTGGCTTTGTATAAGCTAAATAAGCTTCATCTGCACTTGACTGATGATCAGGGTTGGAGAATTGAGATCAAAAAATATCCCGAACTGACGGAAAAAGGAGCGTGGCGGGAATTCAATGAGCAGGATTCCATTTGTATAGAAAGATCAAAGGAAGATCCGCGCTTTGCCATCGACCCAGCACATATTTATGAGAGGGAAGGAAAGACCATTTATGGAGGGTATTATTCTCAGGAGGAACTTAAGGAATTTGTGGAATTTGCAAGTGCAAGGCACATAGAGATCATTCCTGAAATCGATATGCCAGGGCACATGATGGCAGCAATTGATATATTCCCTGAGCTTACCTGTAATGGTGAGTCCGCATGGGGAGATGTGTTTTCCACTCCACTTTGTCCCATCAATGAGGAAGTTTACACTTTTGTCGAAAATGTATTAGCTGAGGTAATAGCTATTTTCCCTTCTAAATACGTGCATATAGGAGCGGATGAGGTGGATAAAACTGATTGGAAAAAATCTGCAGCTGTCACCCAGTTTATGCAGAAGGAGGGGATTGAAGATTATGAGGCTTTGCAAAGCTATTTTGTGAAAAGAGTAACGGATTACCTTCAAGGTCAAGGGAAAGAAGTGATTGTATGGGATGATGCCTTGGGGGGAGGAATTCCTTCTGATTTGAAAGTGATGTATTGGAGAAATTGGGTGGCAAATGTACCGGAAAAGACGGTAGCAAATGGAAATGAAATAATTATAGCTGCTG
Above is a window of Algoriphagus machipongonensis DNA encoding:
- a CDS encoding VCBS repeat-containing protein — protein: MIRRNLFIALFIFLSACQSSDLQVFEQLDSQSSGISFSNTISISDSLNALVYEYVYNGAGVGIADFDKDGLMDVIFTGNQVSSEVYRNLGNLKFQNVTESTGINTSGNWCTGVSIVDINQDSFPDIYISVAGFDKAEMRNLLYINQGDFTFTEEGAKYGIDDPGYGTQAVFFDYDLDGDLDLYVLNNALESFNRGNIKQKVLDGSAKSNDRLYRNDGNTNYTDVTKSAGILKEGWGLGVTISDLNGDGWPDIYVSNDFLSNDLMYINQQNGTFLDEINTRVAHQTFNGMGNDVADYNNDGWTDIVVMDMLPMDNYREKMMLMPASYNQFQMSLQQGYQPQYVRNTLQLNQGGVFSEIGQLAGIARTDWSWASLFVDVDLDGKKDLFITNGYRKDVTNLDYIVYTQSESAFGTKESNKRDIISEMESLEGVKLHNFLFQNQGDLSFKDQSLNWGLEEETFSNGAVYVDLDNDGDMDLITNNIDQPASVFVNQTIEKSPNKASYLRVKLHGKEGNIDAIGAKVWVESKNGIQFLENSPVRGYKSSIDPRLLFGFTQTDSVFSIYVQWPDRSFQSVDIQGLNSEIDIKYDPNSPDLPSFVTHSIDPLFQSASVEGLNYDHQEQDFNDFQNQTAIPRKYSQDGPVTAAGDLNGDGLMDLFVGGSKGFPASIFYQNRNSSFQPMEFEESIPFHDASALIFDANGDGIPDLLVGSGGSQSEIGSSEYWDRLYLGKGNGEFHLDSTAIPMHPNNTSMIKVGDIDLDGDLDLIIGGGVLPGYFPLASETYLLINQSGKFSRKDLQMESWSEKIGIVRDLEFSDLNQDGYLDLILAEDWGNVRIFINNKGQLKESRLGNSKLVSSGWWCSIIPGDFDQDGDEDFIIGNMGENQLYKPDSNQATKIYYYDFDNNGTAEAITTYFNQGNEVVKLPRDLLINQIPVIKKRFPNYESYAKATLTETFREDELAQALQKEVLTAKSIYLENLGDLNFKSHPLPVEAQFSPILDGEVIDVNQDGFLDLVYVGNDYGMEVQSGRQDASLGGVLIFNPETGFKNIPNYQSGFLVNGDAKSIEKIKLASGSEILFSSVNRGKAQIFSKSNKPVINNQ
- a CDS encoding sulfatase-like hydrolase/transferase → MAFLGTPYIKGQGCIKVLFTCLLVYSASLGFVSAQTKDLKPNIIWLIAEDISPALGAYGDPLAYTPNIDKLASLGVVYTNAWTVAPICAPSRSSLITGIYPTSLGTQHLRSEIEFPSKLNTLPELLKAEGYFVTNRDKTDYNFSAEGIYDYWSSQITPWRNRTSNEPFFSFINIGPSHEGSVNNPENYKRFTQDLDPSLIHDPNDVPLPPYYPDSKETREVWAHYYDILTVLDRNIGEVLDSLKKDGLMEETIIFFIADHGFGMPRYKRWLNKTGMHVPFILSVPEKFQDWAGLDSLIGKKDELVSFIDLAPTVLSLAGAEIPAYFEGSPFLGPQAIGKSQREFAFGARDRADDMVEMSRSVTDGDYIYIRHFMPHLPYIQEGFIFSDVKVAFKALRDLEKAGKTNAEQQKLWEPKPIEELYDLRSDPFETKNLANSPEYDQIKAKLQARLHTWILESRDLGLLAEAEYMTRSSSSTPYEYGKSQDYAVEKILLEAEKVGVATEEELISGLEDQESGVRYWAVMGIRQLESINEETAVLLEKLLRDESASVQIVAAETLSHFGYQEGVVEVLEKWVQDDRPWLALMAARNLLLIGPYARPAIPVMYQVLDKNLSQPGSQRKYKDANFASFTSWALEWALQELGEPIQVN
- a CDS encoding family 78 glycoside hydrolase catalytic domain; translation: MKKYLIILLLLLSPLLVQAQTKKNAPWISYPSANVTDYGVYHFRKTFDLKEIPENLLVHVSADNRYNLFVNGQRVSYGPAKGDFKTYNYDVLDIAPYLTSGDNVIAALVYNGGKDKPLAFFSAQTAFMLDVEEEDFDFLRTNGSWKVFENPAYSVISYQEMLFDERWFYGFYACGGGDQVDGNKYPWGWEELQFDESCWLNAEPLHFDGNAPWNLVPRKIPFMASHSVYPQRIKEITGFDEKSGAWNGRSKITIPSNTEATVLIDFEVLTMGYPELTTSGGENSSIKIKYAEALYEEVNLKAHRDSVANLTMYGVWDIFQTDGKASRTFRPLWKRTFRYVKLEIETQDTPLEILSFINEYSGYPYPDMATFVSDDSKLNEVFTISQRTLQMCSGETYYDTPYYEQLSYGGDNRPIANISTYNSTDDRLLREVLRLYTQSENNETGLFKSAYPSRFDFDQGTWSMAWIQTLLDYYEMRGDMDFILPFVPNMEKILGFYERHLDEETGLIGTVRNKNFIDWSITKGSIPRANDQMEMVQSTMLTMYYVHTLDCAVKLYNYMGDGEKSKQWARISEEIKSAVRENSWDEEKGLFSDYPNSQVFSQHTNILAILSDVVPENEQKDLLKRVLSFKDFDEMASSYFSFFLFKAMQKTDQEELYLENLDFWYDFLDRGLTTCGETGFPSHDRSDSHAWSAHPAYYLLNSVAGIKSAEVGFKSVLISPHLGSLTDLKASMPHPNGAISIEYQVIGKELVAQIELPEGLLGIWEFNEEEIALKPGVNRIRQKL
- a CDS encoding family 20 glycosylhydrolase, which translates into the protein MVPMPTEMNVSSGEFKLSSSTQLVFQSSDGFDQELAFFQVLIKSQLGEELTQEAGSTQIEIIKSEQISGQEAYRLSIDKEKIRLEASDSKGIFYGIITLEQLMVSNSEKDQNSGEILIPALEIKDQPNYEWRGMHLDVSRHFFSMDYLKRYVDLLALYKLNKLHLHLTDDQGWRIEIKKYPELTEKGAWREFNEQDSICIERSKEDPRFAIDPAHIYEREGKTIYGGYYSQEELKEFVEFASARHIEIIPEIDMPGHMMAAIDIFPELTCNGESAWGDVFSTPLCPINEEVYTFVENVLAEVIAIFPSKYVHIGADEVDKTDWKKSAAVTQFMQKEGIEDYEALQSYFVKRVTDYLQGQGKEVIVWDDALGGGIPSDLKVMYWRNWVANVPEKTVANGNEIIIAAGNPFYFSTPKTKLYNVYTKELLGSKFPQEKMNLVKGLQASLWTETIPSEELADAKLFPNVLALAERAWSTQTQQDWSSFKKRLKPQLEHLDQLGVKYEFSPSYELVPFMNVDIENKKIGISFETDLIDPVIYYTLDGSIPTTDSNLYEGEFFVEGSASIVAAIFDENGAQEPFLNKEVDFHKAIGKPVLYEKPWNPSYAAGDAGTLTDGYRGGDSYADGYWQGFTSDIEVTVDMEEVTSLSSFSARFMQLKGPGVFLPGSVEVWLSEDGGKFEKVLDLENDVSPSDEGLIIKNFSAALEGKTARFIKVKAENTQSGFMFVDELVIY